The segment CTACGCGGAAAACCTCGGCGCGGCATCCATTCCCAGGCCCGAGGAGCTTTCGCAAGACCATGTCCCAAATACCAGCGTTCTGAAATGGTGGTACGACCTGGAAGTCGAGAAACCAAAGATCGTGGCCTTGCTGCAACCCACGCATCCCTTACGCCACCCGGACGATCTGGACTGCGCAGCCAGAAAGATGCTGCAGGAAAGTCCGGCCGTCACCGACACCTGTTTCGCCGTGGTCCGCGAGGATATCCTGCTCGGTGTCATCAGGGATGACCGCTTCGTGCCCGAGTTCCCTCTTCCTCGGGACAAGTCTCGCGAGCCGGCCCGCTACCGCAACACGGGCTCCTTCTATCTGTTGCGCCCGGAACGCACATTTTTGACGGGGAAACCATACGGCAGCCGCTTTGGCGCGCATATCCTGCAACGGCCAGAATTCGAGGTGGACATCGACGAGGCATCGGACCTGGAGATGGCCCGTTGTCTCCTCCAGGCGCACAAAAAACACTTCAGCTATTTCGACTGCGCATGAAGAAAATACTCGGCGTAACCATGGGGCGAAGCCTGCGGGTTTTCTGGCGGCTTCATGAGACGTTGTCCCAGACCACGACCCTGGCCCCGCCCGCCTTATTCGTGGCCGACTCCATGGAGTTCGACAAGCTGGCGTCCGGTCTTGCGGGCATCGAGAAAGCATCTTTGCTCAAGGAATGGGAGCTGATGCGTCAGGCCGAGAATGCGGATTTCGATCTCGACCGACTGGCCGCGTGGCAGGAAACCTTGCATACATCGCTCTGGAATGCGCTTCTGGCGGATCGGCGCATCTTTTTCGGACGCCTCTGCAAGGTGAAACAGGATTATGCGCCCCACTTCAGCGAGGAGCAGCTCGGCGCCATCGCTCTGATTTTTCTGGATAGAATCGACGCCTTTCTGGAGGCTGAAGCGCCGGACCTCGTGCTTTCATTCGGCACGACCACACTGGGCGATTACCTTTTCGAACTCCTGGCTCGTCGGCGGGGCATTCCGTACGCGCAGCTCAAGGCCACCAAGGTGAGTAACCGCGTGGCATTCATCGACACCGGGCTCGACGTGCCGAAGCGCTGGGCGCAGAAGCTCAATTCAGACTGGGAACCCACGGCCGAGCAGCTCCAGGAAGCCCGCGACTACCTGCAAAGCGTCCGGAGTCACGGTGTGCGTTACGAGGGCGCGATTCTCTTCAGCCGCTCGCGCATGATGTCTCGCCTGGTCAAGGCGCCTGTCGCGCTGGCCCGCAGCGCGTACACGGAGCTGCGCCGCCGCCGGAACCCGGTGTACAGGAATGACAACCATATCTCGCCGCCGCTGCCAGGCGCGTGGTATACGAACGTCGTCCACCCGGTGCGGACTTATCTCCTGGGCAAGCGGTTCAAGTTTCTCGGTTTGCAGGATGTGAAGGCTCTGGGTCGGTTCATCTTTTTTCCGCTCCATTTCGAGCCGGAGGTGGCGGTCCAGGTCTTTGGCAAGCCCTACCAGAACCAGATCGAGACGGTGCGCCAACTCGCGCTCAGCGTCCCGCTCGGTGTGCGCATCCTGGTGAAAGAGCATCCGCGGTCGCTGGGATTTCGCCCGCCT is part of the Oceanidesulfovibrio indonesiensis genome and harbors:
- a CDS encoding capsular polysaccharide export protein, LipB/KpsS family produces the protein MKKILGVTMGRSLRVFWRLHETLSQTTTLAPPALFVADSMEFDKLASGLAGIEKASLLKEWELMRQAENADFDLDRLAAWQETLHTSLWNALLADRRIFFGRLCKVKQDYAPHFSEEQLGAIALIFLDRIDAFLEAEAPDLVLSFGTTTLGDYLFELLARRRGIPYAQLKATKVSNRVAFIDTGLDVPKRWAQKLNSDWEPTAEQLQEARDYLQSVRSHGVRYEGAILFSRSRMMSRLVKAPVALARSAYTELRRRRNPVYRNDNHISPPLPGAWYTNVVHPVRTYLLGKRFKFLGLQDVKALGRFIFFPLHFEPEVAVQVFGKPYQNQIETVRQLALSVPLGVRILVKEHPRSLGFRPPGYYRRLLDIPNVRLADPFLSASSIVKHAELVTVISGSIGLEGAVNQKPVAVLGKTPYQLLPDSMVRAIDSGLGMSEALDRLRNEHVHDEAALERYIAMIISESVPANLYSGLLGKEGRYVEKQEEMKKSYALLADAISRL
- a CDS encoding acylneuraminate cytidylyltransferase family protein, giving the protein MGVTAFIPAKMTSRRLPKKNMCDLCGQPLLYYSVKLAQLCGAVDRVVVCSESEEVCRYAENLGAASIPRPEELSQDHVPNTSVLKWWYDLEVEKPKIVALLQPTHPLRHPDDLDCAARKMLQESPAVTDTCFAVVREDILLGVIRDDRFVPEFPLPRDKSREPARYRNTGSFYLLRPERTFLTGKPYGSRFGAHILQRPEFEVDIDEASDLEMARCLLQAHKKHFSYFDCA